The genome window TGGCAGGAACCGGGCACAATGCAGCGGTGGGCGCCCCCGTCCCGGCGAGCGTGGCCGTGGTGACCGGAGCCGGTCGCGGCATCGGCCGGGCGATCGCGCTGCGGCTCGCCGGTGCCGGCCACCGGGTGGTCGCCGCCGCCCGCACCGGGTCGGAGCTCGAGGCCACCGCGGCGGCCGCCCCCGGGGTGGTGCCGGTGGTCGCCGACGTGGCCGTCGAGGCCGACGTCGACCGCGTCGCCGCCACCGCCGCGGGCCTCGGCGATCTCGCGATCTGGGTCAACAACGCCGCGGTCGCCGAGCGGGCCGGCTTCGGAGACCTCGACGCCGCCGCCTGGGACCGGGTCCTGGGGGTCAACCTCCGCGGCGCCTTCCTCGGCTGCCGGGCGGCGTGGCGGCTGATGCTCGCCTCCGG of Candidatus Dormiibacterota bacterium contains these proteins:
- a CDS encoding SDR family oxidoreductase; translated protein: MGAPVPASVAVVTGAGRGIGRAIALRLAGAGHRVVAAARTGSELEATAAAAPGVVPVVADVAVEADVDRVAATAAGLGDLAIWVNNAAVAERAGFGDLDAAAWDRVLGVNLRGAFLGCRAAWRLMLASGGGVIVNIASLSGVANVEKFPGLAAYNVSKAGVISLTEAVALEGRPHRIRCLALSPGAVDTEMLRRAAPHLTAGVTPEQIAALVAWLVGEEAAPLTGVNIPVLSNA